A window from Cryobacterium sp. SO1 encodes these proteins:
- a CDS encoding GNAT family N-acetyltransferase — MTLRPIRLRDARALERQLMANRSWLRTWEATSPYAPMSFDTRASIRSLLAHSRTGSGLPFLVEYNGELAGQLNVSSITWGSLSSASIGYWVGEEFAGRSITPIAVALATDYCFAQLGLHRMEICIRPENAPSLRVVEKLGFRYEGLRRRFIHINGAWRDHFAFGLVAEEVRTGVLRRWQDGEVPTANATVNEYDRAAAAHPLQVADK, encoded by the coding sequence GTGACGCTGCGCCCGATCCGGTTGCGCGACGCCAGGGCCCTCGAGCGTCAACTGATGGCCAACCGGTCGTGGTTGCGCACCTGGGAGGCCACCAGTCCGTACGCCCCGATGTCGTTCGACACCCGGGCCAGCATCCGCAGCCTGCTCGCACACTCGCGCACGGGCAGCGGGCTCCCGTTCCTGGTGGAGTACAACGGTGAGCTGGCCGGCCAGCTGAACGTGTCGTCGATCACCTGGGGGTCGCTCTCCAGCGCATCCATCGGCTACTGGGTCGGCGAGGAATTCGCCGGCCGCTCGATCACCCCGATCGCGGTGGCCCTGGCGACCGACTACTGCTTCGCCCAGCTCGGCCTGCACCGGATGGAGATCTGCATCCGGCCGGAGAACGCGCCGTCACTGCGGGTGGTCGAGAAGCTCGGCTTCCGCTATGAGGGGCTGCGCCGCCGCTTCATCCACATCAACGGCGCCTGGCGCGACCACTTCGCGTTCGGGCTGGTGGCCGAGGAGGTGCGCACGGGCGTGCTGCGCCGCTGGCAGGATGGCGAGGTGCCGACGGCCAACGCCACCGTGAACGAGTACGACCGGGCCGCCGCGGCGCATCCGTTGCAGGTGGCCGACAAGTGA
- the galU gene encoding UTP--glucose-1-phosphate uridylyltransferase GalU encodes MVTHITKAVIPAAGMGTRFLPATKAMPKEMLPVVDKPAIQYVVEEAVAAGLTDVLMITGRNKNALENHFDRVTELEAVLIQKGDRDRLAKVNESTDLADMHYVRQGDPLGLGHAVLRAKMHVGNEPFAVLLGDDIIDARDPLLDKMLAEQIGRNTSVVALLEVDPSQIHLYGAAAIEKTDDPDVVRITGLVEKPAAEDAPSNLAIIGRYVLRPEVFDVLEHTKPGKGNEIQLTDALQEMAVNPETTGGVYGVIFRGRRYDTGDRLDYIKAIIQLAVDRDDLGAELRPWLKEFTSALE; translated from the coding sequence ATGGTTACTCACATTACAAAGGCCGTTATTCCCGCCGCCGGTATGGGAACCCGGTTTCTGCCGGCAACCAAGGCGATGCCCAAAGAAATGCTGCCGGTCGTCGACAAGCCCGCCATCCAGTACGTCGTCGAAGAGGCCGTTGCCGCCGGGCTGACCGACGTGCTGATGATCACCGGCCGCAACAAAAACGCCCTGGAGAACCACTTCGACCGGGTCACCGAGCTCGAAGCGGTGCTCATCCAGAAGGGTGACCGCGACCGCCTGGCCAAGGTCAACGAGTCCACCGACCTCGCCGACATGCACTACGTGCGTCAGGGTGACCCGCTGGGCCTGGGCCACGCGGTGCTCCGCGCCAAGATGCACGTGGGCAACGAGCCGTTCGCGGTGCTGCTCGGTGACGACATCATCGACGCCCGCGACCCGCTGCTCGACAAGATGCTCGCCGAACAGATCGGCCGCAACACGAGCGTCGTCGCGCTGCTCGAGGTCGACCCGTCGCAGATCCACCTCTACGGTGCCGCCGCGATCGAAAAGACCGACGACCCCGACGTGGTGCGCATCACCGGCCTGGTCGAGAAGCCCGCGGCAGAGGATGCGCCGTCGAACCTGGCCATCATCGGCCGCTACGTGCTGCGCCCCGAGGTGTTCGACGTGCTCGAGCACACCAAGCCGGGCAAGGGCAATGAGATCCAGCTCACCGACGCCCTGCAGGAGATGGCCGTCAACCCCGAGACCACGGGCGGCGTCTACGGCGTCATCTTCCGCGGCCGCCGCTACGACACCGGTGACCGGCTCGACTACATCAAGGCCATCATCCAGCTGGCCGTGGACCGGGACGACCTCGGTGCGGAACTGCGCCCCTGGTTGAAGGAGTTCACCTCCGCTCTCGAGTAG
- a CDS encoding 5-formyltetrahydrofolate cyclo-ligase, whose translation MDSDIEHRKRALRADLRERRHTMTAAEREAATAGFTENLQSIVTDLSARSITCYLSSPTEPNTRPFVNWAEARGIRVLFPVSRDDGLLDWTVGEEETEVPGLSGAPEPQGELLGPIAINDVDLIIVPAAAIDMTGLRMGWGRGYFDKTLGSMEKCPPVYAVVYDNEYVDEVPREVHDQPVNGLVTPTRIVVF comes from the coding sequence ATGGATTCTGACATCGAGCACCGCAAGCGGGCGCTCCGCGCAGACCTCCGGGAGCGCCGCCACACCATGACCGCCGCAGAGCGTGAAGCCGCCACCGCGGGGTTCACCGAGAACCTGCAGAGCATCGTCACCGATCTCTCGGCGCGGTCGATCACCTGCTACCTCTCCAGCCCGACCGAGCCGAACACCCGGCCGTTCGTCAACTGGGCCGAGGCCAGAGGCATCCGGGTGCTGTTCCCGGTCTCCCGTGACGACGGGCTGCTGGACTGGACCGTCGGCGAGGAGGAGACCGAAGTGCCGGGCCTGTCCGGAGCCCCCGAGCCCCAGGGCGAGCTGCTCGGCCCGATCGCGATCAACGACGTCGACCTGATCATCGTGCCCGCCGCCGCGATCGACATGACCGGGCTGCGGATGGGCTGGGGTCGCGGCTATTTCGACAAGACCCTCGGCTCGATGGAGAAGTGCCCGCCGGTGTACGCCGTCGTGTACGACAATGAATACGTCGACGAGGTTCCCCGCGAGGTGCACGATCAGCCGGTGAACGGCCTCGTCACCCCCACGCGCATCGTCGTCTTCTAG
- the mscL gene encoding large conductance mechanosensitive channel protein MscL — MINGFKEFIMRGNVIELAVAVVIGAAFTGLVNAIVAGIFNPLIAAIFNADSLAKSMVVPFFSGELSFGLVLAALIQFLLVAAVVYFAFVMPLNTLKENQARRRQAGVPLDPMKHPVTDLDLLTEIRDLLAVQSGAAAPVAATDAPAPFAAPAGSESPKHTL, encoded by the coding sequence ATGATCAACGGTTTCAAAGAATTCATCATGCGCGGCAACGTCATCGAACTGGCCGTCGCCGTCGTCATCGGTGCCGCTTTCACCGGCCTGGTCAACGCCATCGTCGCGGGAATCTTCAATCCCCTGATCGCGGCGATCTTCAACGCCGACAGCCTGGCGAAGTCGATGGTCGTCCCGTTCTTCTCCGGTGAGCTCTCGTTCGGCCTGGTGCTCGCGGCGCTCATCCAGTTCCTCCTGGTGGCCGCCGTGGTGTACTTCGCGTTCGTGATGCCGCTGAACACGCTGAAGGAGAACCAGGCCCGCCGCCGTCAGGCCGGTGTGCCGCTTGACCCGATGAAGCACCCGGTCACCGACCTGGACCTGCTCACCGAGATCCGCGACCTGCTCGCCGTGCAGAGCGGCGCCGCCGCTCCCGTTGCCGCGACGGATGCCCCCGCCCCGTTTGCTGCGCCGGCCGGGTCCGAAAGCCCCAAGCACACCCTCTAG
- a CDS encoding AAA family ATPase: MSDYSDAPSADSRLATSPDSVSLGDPALVAGNIAEPTWQRWRDELGAVGGHSPLLHFGDSPRSRIELSATHPGGLPQFITGKTTLLSNLIRDELALRNARLAANEITQKGIELRSMRGIESVHLAIGLAQWRYGDVEFTAPVLLRPLAIRRYGRDFELKLKGQPFLNPELARALHEQFQITLDADAFVALAVTNGAFKPQPVIDRLRGLTSHLPWFNVVPRLVASSFADVGRAMATDAQKLTHPVLDAVAGNPTAKRAIEMAYNPVLPIAQDVRPPGTDTLLLDADAEQENVVAQISAGNSLVVKTLPGTGGTQTIVNAIGSLIAQHKRVLVVSARRSSLDGIAHRLVQVGLPGVAVTPRTLRRDLIQSITRNEKCTQPRVGDVDDALVRLRKVLLDYRSALTRTDGALGVSVLDALGELARLAQLPAPPSTTARLDRVALERLAHDRASAAAILIKAAVLGQFRYGPGDSPWYGAAFTSTADAGASHELAKRLSKTDLPRLLERAGHLVGQTRLRPFETVHELGIYLRLLLDIRETLDKFQPAVFDRSLTELIAATSARRDSPEMTSANRRRLRKLADEYLRAGVHVSDMNESLRRIQQQRTLWQRYAAAGVTPEVPVGINDVHVAFQRVAEDLGKLDVPLGTAGTPRQLLSRPIRELVHMMSGLAAESEVLANLHERTALLATLREHNLDPLMTDLSQRHVSEKDVAAELELAWWQSVLEVMLGGDKALLNANTQVLDRLEADFKLVDEAHASTTGQILAWLLAETWKIGVVDWPEEADQLRRLLRADRATPARINEVSPHLGRVLAPVWLASPYEVAALDDRMTFDAVLLVDAGATTLAENVGAVRRAKQVVAFGDPVTQTPSGFETGIVEPSEAPNPQETNVDALHADSALARLGELLPTLTLTRSYRAGGEDLAELVNHRFYGGRIDSLPWAGSFLGHGSLTLNYVKGGHGMPDADTGAVESVDAEVAKVVDLVMDHAVKRPRESLMVITASARHAVRVHQAVLAAFSKRTDLSDFILKDRAEPFTVLTLEQAVAQSRDRVIFSIGYGRTPHGRLLSNFGSLGEPGGERLLAIGMTRARRAMDIVSCFRPIDIDADRQRHGILALSQVLTETEARRNEVAVPDAREAMLVDLAGRLERKGLTVSLGHRGKLALAASHAGRAVVVETDAVVNRASLRESLRLRPEVLRRLGWHYLRVHSFELFSNPDAVAARVAALAGVAQTEGSDGPAHRA; the protein is encoded by the coding sequence GTGTCGGATTACTCCGACGCGCCGTCTGCCGACTCGCGTCTCGCGACCTCTCCGGACTCGGTGAGTCTGGGGGACCCGGCGCTGGTCGCCGGGAACATCGCCGAACCCACCTGGCAACGCTGGCGCGACGAACTCGGCGCCGTCGGCGGGCACTCGCCGCTGCTGCACTTCGGGGACAGCCCGCGCTCTCGCATCGAACTCTCCGCCACCCACCCCGGTGGCCTGCCGCAGTTCATCACCGGCAAGACCACGCTGCTCTCCAACCTCATCCGTGACGAGCTGGCGCTGCGCAACGCCCGCCTGGCCGCCAACGAGATCACCCAGAAGGGCATCGAACTGCGCTCGATGCGCGGCATCGAATCGGTGCACCTCGCCATCGGGCTGGCCCAGTGGCGCTACGGTGACGTGGAGTTCACCGCACCGGTGCTGCTGCGGCCCCTGGCCATCCGCCGGTACGGTCGCGACTTCGAACTCAAGCTGAAAGGCCAGCCGTTCCTCAACCCGGAGCTGGCGCGGGCGCTGCACGAACAGTTCCAGATCACCCTCGACGCCGACGCGTTCGTGGCGCTCGCCGTGACCAACGGTGCGTTCAAGCCGCAACCGGTGATCGACCGGTTGCGCGGGCTCACCTCGCACCTGCCCTGGTTCAACGTGGTGCCGCGCCTGGTGGCGTCGTCCTTCGCCGACGTCGGCCGGGCCATGGCCACCGACGCGCAGAAGCTCACGCATCCGGTGCTCGACGCCGTCGCCGGCAACCCCACCGCCAAGCGGGCCATCGAGATGGCCTACAACCCGGTGCTGCCGATCGCGCAGGACGTGCGCCCGCCCGGCACCGACACCCTGCTGCTGGATGCCGACGCCGAGCAGGAGAACGTCGTCGCGCAGATCAGCGCCGGCAACTCCCTCGTCGTGAAGACCCTGCCTGGCACCGGCGGCACCCAGACCATCGTCAACGCCATCGGATCGCTCATCGCCCAGCACAAGCGGGTGCTCGTGGTCAGCGCCCGCCGCTCCAGCCTGGACGGCATCGCGCACCGGCTCGTGCAGGTGGGCCTGCCCGGCGTGGCCGTCACCCCGCGCACGCTGCGCCGCGACCTGATCCAGTCGATCACCCGCAACGAAAAGTGCACCCAGCCCCGCGTCGGCGATGTCGACGACGCCCTGGTGCGCCTGCGCAAGGTGCTGCTGGACTACCGCTCCGCGCTCACCCGCACGGACGGCGCGCTCGGCGTGTCGGTGCTCGACGCGCTCGGCGAACTCGCCAGGCTCGCCCAGCTGCCGGCCCCGCCGTCGACAACGGCCCGGCTCGACCGGGTCGCCCTGGAGCGGCTCGCCCACGACCGGGCCAGCGCCGCCGCGATCCTGATCAAGGCCGCCGTGCTCGGCCAGTTCCGGTACGGCCCGGGCGACTCACCCTGGTACGGCGCCGCGTTCACCTCTACCGCGGATGCCGGAGCGTCGCACGAGCTGGCCAAACGGTTGAGCAAGACCGATTTGCCCCGACTGCTGGAGCGCGCCGGTCACCTGGTCGGCCAGACCCGGTTGCGCCCGTTCGAGACCGTTCACGAGCTGGGCATCTACCTGCGCCTGCTGCTGGACATCCGCGAAACCCTCGACAAGTTCCAGCCCGCCGTGTTCGACCGGTCCCTCACCGAACTCATCGCCGCGACCTCCGCCCGTCGCGATTCGCCCGAGATGACCAGCGCCAACCGGCGTCGGCTGCGGAAGCTCGCCGACGAATACCTGCGTGCCGGTGTGCACGTGAGCGACATGAACGAGAGCCTGCGGCGCATCCAGCAGCAGCGCACCCTCTGGCAGCGCTATGCCGCCGCCGGCGTCACCCCGGAGGTGCCTGTCGGCATCAACGATGTGCACGTCGCGTTCCAGCGCGTGGCCGAGGACCTCGGCAAGCTCGACGTGCCGCTCGGCACCGCCGGTACCCCGCGCCAGCTGCTCTCCCGGCCGATCCGCGAACTCGTGCACATGATGTCCGGCCTCGCCGCCGAGAGCGAGGTGCTCGCCAACCTGCACGAGCGCACCGCCCTGCTCGCGACCCTGCGCGAACACAACCTCGACCCGCTGATGACCGACCTCTCCCAGCGCCACGTGTCGGAGAAGGACGTCGCCGCCGAGCTGGAGCTCGCCTGGTGGCAGTCCGTGCTCGAGGTGATGTTGGGCGGCGACAAGGCCCTGCTCAACGCCAACACCCAGGTGCTGGACCGGCTCGAAGCCGACTTCAAGCTCGTCGACGAGGCGCACGCCTCCACGACCGGGCAGATCCTGGCCTGGCTGCTCGCCGAGACCTGGAAGATCGGCGTGGTCGACTGGCCCGAAGAAGCCGACCAGCTGCGCCGGCTGTTGCGCGCAGACCGCGCCACCCCCGCCCGGATCAACGAAGTCTCCCCGCACCTGGGCCGCGTGCTCGCCCCGGTCTGGCTCGCCTCGCCTTACGAGGTAGCCGCCCTCGACGACAGGATGACCTTCGACGCCGTGCTCCTCGTCGACGCCGGAGCGACGACCCTCGCCGAGAACGTCGGCGCCGTCCGCCGCGCCAAGCAGGTTGTGGCGTTCGGCGACCCGGTCACCCAGACGCCGTCCGGGTTCGAAACCGGAATCGTCGAGCCCTCCGAGGCACCGAACCCGCAGGAGACCAACGTCGACGCGCTGCACGCCGACTCCGCCCTGGCCCGACTGGGCGAACTACTGCCCACCCTCACGCTCACCCGTAGCTACCGGGCCGGCGGTGAGGACCTCGCCGAGCTCGTGAACCACCGTTTCTACGGTGGCCGGATCGACTCGTTGCCCTGGGCGGGCAGCTTCCTCGGCCACGGCAGCCTCACCCTCAACTACGTCAAGGGCGGCCACGGCATGCCCGACGCGGACACCGGCGCGGTCGAGAGCGTCGACGCCGAGGTCGCGAAGGTCGTGGACCTGGTCATGGACCACGCCGTCAAGCGGCCCCGCGAATCGCTGATGGTGATCACCGCCAGCGCCCGGCACGCCGTGCGGGTACACCAGGCGGTGCTCGCCGCGTTCTCCAAGCGCACCGACCTCTCCGACTTCATCCTCAAGGACCGCGCCGAACCGTTCACCGTGCTCACCCTCGAGCAGGCCGTGGCGCAGAGCCGTGACCGGGTGATCTTCTCGATCGGTTACGGCCGCACCCCGCACGGCCGGCTGTTGAGCAACTTCGGCTCGCTCGGCGAACCCGGCGGCGAACGGCTCCTCGCGATCGGTATGACCCGCGCCCGCCGGGCGATGGACATCGTCTCCTGCTTCCGTCCCATCGACATCGACGCCGACCGCCAGCGGCACGGCATCCTCGCCCTGTCACAGGTGCTCACCGAGACCGAGGCGCGACGCAACGAGGTAGCCGTGCCGGATGCCCGTGAAGCCATGCTCGTCGACCTGGCCGGCCGCCTCGAACGCAAGGGCCTCACCGTCTCGCTCGGCCACCGCGGCAAACTCGCGCTGGCGGCCTCACACGCCGGCCGCGCCGTGGTCGTGGAGACCGACGCCGTGGTCAACCGGGCGAGCCTGCGCGAGTCGCTGCGGCTGCGCCCCGAGGTGCTGCGCCGCCTGGGCTGGCACTACCTGCGCGTGCACAGCTTCGAACTGTTCAGCAACCCGGACGCCGTTGCCGCCCGCGTCGCGGCCCTCGCGGGCGTCGCGCAGACCGAAGGGTCGGACGGTCCGGCTCACCGTGCCTGA
- a CDS encoding magnesium and cobalt transport protein CorA — MALIDDAIYVDGRRVATPETLQDVFEVLKEKDGFAWIGLYRPTDDEVRSVADEFTLHHLAIEDALKGHQRAKIERYADTLFLVLRPARYLDEEERVEFGELHVFVGPDFVVTIRHAESPDLVSVRRRLESTPDLLAFGPQAVLYAILDQVIDEYAPVVAGLENDIDEIEDQLFDGDQAVSRRIYALSREVIEFQRATQPLIGMLESLREGFEKHGVDVELHRHLRDVLDHTIRVVERGDAFRQLLQNALTVHSTLVAQRQNDETRRLSETGLAQSEEVKKISSWAAILFAPTLVGTIYGMNFTHMPELKWQFGYPFAITLMVAMGFGLYAVFKRKDWL, encoded by the coding sequence GTGGCGCTGATTGATGACGCGATCTATGTGGATGGTCGACGGGTGGCGACTCCGGAGACGCTGCAAGACGTCTTCGAGGTGCTCAAGGAGAAGGACGGGTTCGCTTGGATCGGACTGTACCGGCCGACCGATGACGAGGTCAGGAGCGTGGCCGACGAGTTCACCCTGCACCACCTCGCGATCGAGGACGCGCTCAAGGGGCACCAGCGCGCCAAGATCGAACGCTACGCCGACACCCTGTTCCTGGTGTTGCGCCCCGCGCGCTACCTCGATGAGGAGGAACGGGTCGAGTTCGGCGAGTTGCACGTCTTCGTGGGCCCGGACTTCGTCGTGACCATCCGGCACGCCGAGTCGCCAGACCTCGTCTCGGTGCGGCGCCGGCTGGAGAGCACCCCCGACCTTCTCGCGTTCGGGCCGCAGGCGGTGCTCTACGCGATCCTCGACCAGGTGATCGACGAGTACGCGCCGGTGGTCGCGGGTCTGGAGAACGACATCGACGAAATCGAGGATCAGCTCTTCGACGGCGACCAGGCCGTGTCCCGTCGCATTTACGCCCTGTCCCGGGAGGTCATCGAGTTCCAGCGGGCCACGCAGCCGCTGATCGGGATGCTCGAGTCGCTGCGGGAGGGCTTTGAGAAGCACGGCGTGGATGTGGAGCTGCACCGGCACCTGCGCGATGTGCTGGACCACACCATCCGAGTCGTGGAACGCGGCGACGCGTTTCGCCAGCTCCTGCAGAACGCCCTGACCGTGCACAGCACCCTCGTCGCGCAGCGGCAGAACGACGAGACCCGCCGACTGAGCGAGACCGGCCTGGCGCAGAGCGAAGAGGTCAAGAAGATCTCCAGCTGGGCGGCGATCCTCTTCGCCCCCACCCTGGTCGGCACCATCTACGGCATGAACTTCACCCATATGCCTGAGCTGAAATGGCAATTCGGTTATCCCTTCGCGATCACCCTGATGGTCGCCATGGGTTTCGGGCTCTACGCCGTGTTCAAACGCAAGGACTGGCTCTAG
- a CDS encoding 4'-phosphopantetheinyl transferase superfamily protein, with translation MHDAPSPRPALRDDLGEHPHEHLSADLQAVDLTCTVVVALGSRAAARAEDHRSLAHLVARLVGVDAASVCLTQLCPTCERPGHGPLRVQLRDAPAASATVHVSLARSGDLVALAVTAAGPVGIDLESLADLARAPLDDVALSPAEAATLAPLPPAAAASALAAVWTTKEAVLKAAELGFRADPRELTVTLEEAGRLNGRSPGPTDHRTVSWPEAPFPDNDVQVWPVDAPRGTVATVVVVCSQRPALVMVAAPTPPR, from the coding sequence GTGCACGATGCCCCGTCCCCCCGCCCTGCCCTGCGCGACGACCTGGGCGAGCACCCGCACGAGCACCTGAGCGCAGATCTGCAAGCGGTCGATCTGACCTGCACGGTGGTGGTCGCGCTGGGCAGCCGGGCGGCGGCCAGGGCCGAGGACCACCGGTCGCTCGCGCACCTGGTGGCCCGACTGGTCGGCGTCGACGCCGCATCCGTCTGCCTCACCCAACTCTGCCCCACGTGCGAGAGACCCGGTCACGGCCCCCTCCGGGTTCAGCTCCGCGACGCTCCCGCTGCCTCCGCCACCGTTCACGTGAGCCTGGCGCGGTCCGGCGACCTGGTCGCCCTGGCGGTCACCGCGGCCGGCCCGGTGGGCATCGACCTGGAGTCGCTCGCGGACCTCGCCCGCGCTCCGCTGGACGACGTGGCGCTCTCCCCCGCCGAAGCCGCGACCCTCGCCCCGCTGCCACCGGCCGCCGCGGCGTCGGCCCTGGCCGCCGTCTGGACGACGAAGGAGGCCGTGCTCAAGGCGGCCGAACTGGGCTTCCGGGCCGACCCCCGCGAGCTCACGGTCACCCTCGAGGAGGCCGGCAGGCTCAACGGTCGCTCGCCGGGCCCGACCGATCACCGAACCGTGTCCTGGCCCGAGGCCCCCTTCCCCGACAACGACGTACAGGTGTGGCCCGTGGACGCTCCGCGGGGCACGGTGGCCACCGTCGTCGTGGTCTGCTCCCAGCGTCCTGCCCTGGTCATGGTCGCGGCACCCACGCCGCCGCGGTGA
- a CDS encoding HAD-IC family P-type ATPase — protein MTIAATGLTAAEVEERVASGRTNAFVQDTSRSIWSILRANVLTLFNGIILVCFLVLLAIGRWQDALFGFSAIANAVIGTVQEYRAKLALDRLALLNAPNARVLREAGEEEIAIEAVVLDDILVLRAGDQVAADAIVVGSRGLQLDESLLTGESDAVEKAPGDRVLSGSVVVAGEGTGAVDRVGADSFANSLAAEAKKFSLVASELRSSINKVLTWVAWIIGPIALLVLNAQMIAQGGWEEATGGAWRDAVTATIAAVVAMVPLGLVLMTSITFAVGAVKLARQQVLVQELAAVEGLARVDMICLDKTGTLTQGDIVFDAPHPLTAVAGWEGVLAWYGVQNDANATARSLAGRFDDPVAEEPLDRVPFSSARKWSAVVFGDGMWVLGGPEMVFPAAVSGGPVLQELAARAGDVAATGRRTLVLAHGSPTHDETVPVDAVPVVLLTFKENIRPDAAETLSFFAAQGVGVRIISGDNPQTVAAIAREVGLDTPSGFDARDLPDTDAELLTVLDDYLVFGRVTPDQKRRIVVALKAAGHTVAMTGDGVNDALAIKEADIGIAMNSGAAATKAVARLILLDGRFSHLPSVVAEGRQVIANIERVSMLFLTKTSYATFLAITFGILLLPFPFLPRQLSVIDGLTIGIPAFFLALLPNAQRYVPGFLRRSLTFAVPAGLAVTLGLAAYARLAADLAIPEPEIRSGSTLILTIIGLWILVVLSRPVSRLKGLVIGAMMIGLILVYTLPISRDFLQLVDLTLPTAALTLSTSLVCIALIEIVRFVHRRVSRRDAERALSQRTAK, from the coding sequence GTGACCATTGCTGCGACCGGGTTGACTGCCGCCGAGGTGGAGGAACGCGTGGCCAGCGGCCGCACCAACGCCTTCGTGCAAGACACCAGCCGCAGCATCTGGAGCATCCTGCGGGCCAATGTGCTCACCCTGTTCAACGGCATCATCCTGGTCTGCTTCCTCGTTCTCCTCGCGATCGGGCGATGGCAGGATGCGTTGTTCGGCTTCAGCGCCATCGCGAACGCGGTCATCGGCACGGTGCAGGAGTACCGCGCGAAACTGGCGTTGGACCGCCTGGCGCTCCTCAACGCCCCGAACGCCCGCGTGCTCCGCGAGGCGGGCGAAGAGGAGATCGCCATCGAGGCGGTCGTGCTGGACGACATCCTCGTGTTGCGGGCCGGCGATCAGGTCGCCGCCGACGCGATCGTGGTCGGCTCCCGCGGCCTGCAACTCGACGAGTCCCTGCTCACCGGCGAATCGGATGCGGTGGAGAAGGCACCGGGCGACCGGGTGCTGTCCGGCTCCGTCGTCGTGGCCGGGGAGGGCACCGGTGCTGTCGATCGGGTCGGCGCCGACTCCTTCGCCAACTCCCTCGCCGCCGAAGCGAAGAAGTTCTCCCTGGTGGCGTCGGAACTCCGTTCCTCGATCAACAAGGTGCTCACCTGGGTGGCCTGGATCATCGGGCCGATCGCGCTGCTGGTGCTGAACGCCCAGATGATCGCGCAGGGCGGCTGGGAGGAGGCGACCGGTGGGGCATGGCGGGATGCGGTCACCGCCACCATCGCCGCCGTGGTGGCGATGGTGCCGCTCGGCCTGGTGCTCATGACCAGCATCACCTTCGCGGTGGGCGCTGTGAAGCTGGCCCGGCAGCAGGTGCTCGTGCAGGAGCTGGCCGCTGTCGAGGGGCTGGCGAGGGTGGACATGATCTGCCTCGACAAAACAGGCACCCTCACCCAGGGTGACATCGTGTTCGACGCGCCGCATCCGCTCACCGCCGTGGCCGGCTGGGAGGGCGTGCTGGCTTGGTACGGGGTGCAGAACGATGCGAACGCGACCGCGCGCAGCCTGGCCGGACGATTCGACGACCCGGTGGCGGAGGAGCCGTTGGACCGGGTCCCGTTCTCCTCCGCCCGCAAGTGGAGCGCCGTGGTCTTCGGTGACGGGATGTGGGTTCTCGGCGGCCCCGAGATGGTCTTCCCGGCCGCCGTGTCCGGAGGCCCGGTGCTACAGGAACTCGCCGCCCGGGCCGGCGACGTCGCCGCGACCGGCCGGCGCACGCTGGTTCTCGCGCACGGGAGTCCGACGCACGATGAAACCGTGCCGGTCGACGCCGTACCCGTCGTGCTGCTCACCTTCAAAGAGAACATCCGGCCCGACGCCGCCGAGACGCTGTCCTTCTTTGCGGCGCAGGGAGTGGGCGTGCGGATCATCTCCGGCGACAACCCGCAGACCGTCGCGGCGATCGCCCGTGAGGTGGGTCTGGATACGCCGTCCGGCTTTGACGCCCGCGACCTGCCCGACACCGACGCCGAGCTGCTCACGGTGCTCGACGACTACCTGGTGTTCGGCCGGGTCACGCCCGATCAGAAACGCCGCATCGTCGTGGCGCTCAAAGCAGCCGGGCACACCGTGGCCATGACCGGTGACGGGGTGAACGACGCGCTCGCCATCAAGGAGGCGGATATCGGCATCGCCATGAACTCCGGCGCGGCGGCCACCAAGGCCGTGGCCCGGTTGATCCTGCTGGACGGCCGGTTCTCCCACCTGCCCAGCGTCGTCGCGGAGGGGCGCCAGGTGATCGCGAACATCGAACGCGTCTCGATGCTCTTCCTCACCAAGACCTCGTACGCAACCTTCCTCGCGATCACCTTCGGCATCCTTTTGTTGCCGTTCCCGTTCCTGCCCCGGCAACTGTCGGTCATCGACGGGCTCACCATCGGCATCCCGGCGTTCTTCCTCGCGTTGCTGCCCAACGCGCAACGGTATGTGCCCGGGTTTCTCCGCCGCTCCCTCACCTTCGCGGTCCCGGCCGGCCTGGCCGTGACTCTCGGCCTCGCCGCCTATGCCCGGCTCGCGGCGGACCTGGCGATCCCGGAGCCGGAGATCCGCAGCGGGTCCACTCTGATCCTCACCATCATCGGACTCTGGATCCTCGTGGTCCTCTCCCGGCCCGTCAGTCGTCTCAAGGGCCTCGTGATCGGAGCCATGATGATCGGGCTGATTCTGGTGTACACGCTGCCGATCAGTCGCGACTTCCTGCAACTGGTCGACCTCACCCTGCCCACGGCGGCCCTCACCCTCAGCACCTCGCTGGTGTGCATCGCGCTCATCGAGATCGTGCGATTCGTGCACCGGCGCGTCTCCCGGCGCGACGCGGAGCGGGCGTTGTCTCAGCGCACCGCGAAGTAG